In Glycine soja cultivar W05 chromosome 10, ASM419377v2, whole genome shotgun sequence, the genomic stretch CGTGGGAAAGCTGTTACGGTGATGGAAGGGTGTGTTCTTCTGGTCTAGTTCTGTTCCTCGCATCAGATTATGTAGCCAGAACTGGAATTGGAGTCCTGAATTGTGATTATGCTTTATCTCAGCAAATCTGTATTTGATACACAAAAACATGGTTCTGCAGTATAATAATCACATTTGCTGGGTTCAATAAATTGGTCAATCATTGCTTTAGCTACCGGATCTTCCACCGGTCCcctatgaagaaaaagaaactactGATAAACGCTTTTCATTGCAGCTAGCCGTGCCTAGGGACTATGTTGCACATTGAGCACATGATGAGGAAAAACTTCGCAACAATCTTTATGAAATGAATTTCTATGTTGTAAATTTCAGAAAGAAACAACAATATAAGTATCgaaaaaacaagaagaaagaaaCAGCATTATATGCATGTTAATATATTGAATTTTGTAAATAGGCCCAATCCAAGTCCCGCAATGTTTTGAAGTTATTAGTCTTTTTGTTATGGGATTGAACTTGGGGTTATTTCTTTGTCCAAAATGCCTAAGCCAATTTCAACTTGTACAGCCCTTACTCGTATCCTATTTACTTCTTATTTTCAACCAATGTAAGACCCATTTTCCAACTCCAACGCATCCCCATTGTACATCATCATAATCACTAACATGGACAAAAATTGGGCAATATAAGAGTATATGTCCCTactcaatttcaaatttgttcaatattattataatattaaattatcatttaagtctttattttattttatttgtattgttGTCCTCACTATTATCATAGCCTCGTCACCAAAAAAATTTGGGTCGTGTGTGTCTTTTGTACTTACTATGGCtaatttatagaatttttacTATTTGTGTTGGTAGCATGTGGAACATGTTGTCAGCGGCCAGAGCCCGCCAACGTTGaattctctatctctattcTCAAGCACCCAATCCAAGTTCTGTGATTGATCATAGACAAGACAATCATGATGtacccttatatatatatattactcagGCTAGTAAAGcacagttttttttatcagctaTTGGACTCCACTGAGTCagcttaaataacttttttagcaaaatataaataaaaccaaaCAGACACACGTTGGGATCTGTCAAGTTGTTCTGTGCTGTGTGTGTTCTACTATGGCAAAGAAACCTGTGAAATATTTTGTGGTATGTTTGAGCTTGATCTGTCTGATTCTATTTTGCTTGTTATTACtgtgttattcaatttcgagttgACATGAAGGTAGATGCATTCACTGAGTCAGCGTTCAAGGGGAACCCTGCAGCAGTGTGTTTGCTAGAGGAAGAGAAGGAGGACTCATGGATGCAAGGGGTAGCGACCGAGTTCAATCTCTCTGAGACATGCTACTTGACTCCCATAGCTGAGTCGGAGAGATCTGATATTTCGCTCAACCGTTTCCGCCTCAGATGGTTCACTCCTGCTACAGAGGTGAATTTTGTATTCCTTACTCAGTGCCCTTTTCTTATGTGTAAATTAAGTTGTTAAGGGAGTCCAGTTCAGTGGATTGAATAAAGtatgagttattgtaaatttcgtGACATTATCTTCGATTGTATCGGATAAAAAAGACTCtgtaaattatgttaaaatatatcATGCCTAAGTACCATCAGTTAGTAATAAAGAAGCATTGTTTTTTGTGTAGTGTACTGCTCCCTTGTCAAATGCTTGATTGAGAGATACTGTTAACATTGTTTAGTATCTTTGTAGGTTGAACTTTGTGGCCATGCCACGTTAGCATCTGCACACGTTCTTTTCTCATCCGGTTTGGTGAAATCCGATATTATTGAATTTGTGACTCTGTCTGGAGTTCTAACTGCCAAAAAGGTCTCAGGAATCAATGATGGAGAAGGTGCCTCAGAGGATGGGCTTTTCATTGAATTGGAATTCCCTGCTGATACAGTTACTGAATTCAATTCTGCTGACATTTCACAAATTTCGGCGGCTTTGAATGATGCTCctattattgatataaaaagGACAACCGTTGGAGATCACCTCTTGGTAATTACTTGTATTGTATCTGTTtctaattttggttttgttttctgGCACCATCAAACACGCTCATTGGTTTATGTCTGCTAAGCTCTTTTCTAGTGTAATACTACTATATTCTGTTGAAAGATATGATGTTTATTGGGAAATGGCATGTTGGAGTCGAATAGTGAAAATTGTGTATTGTGTGAATGATGAAGCTAAATGATGTTTTCTAGGTTGAACTTGCTTCAGGAAAAGATGTTGTAGAACTACAGCCAGATATTGGTGCAATAGCAAAATGCCCTGGCGGGGGCATCCTGGTTTCTGGAACTGCTCCTCCAGAGTCTGGATTTGATTATTATTGTCGAACCTTCTTTCCAAAAGTTGGAATCAATGAGGTAATGTAGCATGCTTAGTACAAGCTATTTTGTGTTGTCAAGTGGCTGAAATAATAAACAACCACTAACGTGTCCCTAATTTGGTAATAAATCACGACAAAAGACTCATATGACTAGGTATGGATtgcattttaaaatcaaattaataagcaTTTCACAATTCTCTAATGCATTAAATCAAGTGTGTGTTTGAAGAGCAttgacaaaattgattttgaaaagaagtgttttatgtttaaatgttttcattataaaattaagttaggaGTAAAATTgagtataaagttttttttatccaatgGAAAAGCAACTCAAAATTACTTCTAATtcagaattaattttgataatcaaTTTTGAAATCGTAGGTAACATGAAACTAAACATATGAAAATTGatctaaaatcaatttcaaatctaaaatcaaTTCTTCAACATGAAACTAAACACACACAAATACATCTAGTAAGACTACTACAGTCATATTACTGAGAAACCAATAGTTGAGGACTGCTATGCCTAATTCTCTTTTTCTGTCATCAGGATATCTGTTTTATGTGTATAAGAAAGGTTTCTTCCAATGTATTATTCTATTGTAAAGAATTAGGGAAAAATTTGAATCACTTGTTGATTTGCTTCAGGATCCTATCACTGGAAGTGCACAATGTGCCTTGGCACCTTACTGGGCCAAAAAGATGGGGAAGTGGGATCTCAGTGTTTATGCGGTACTCTTTTCTCTTCActtaatgagatttttttttttttttaattttcattctaaATTTATGGGTTAATTTTAAGCAGGCATCACCTAGAGGTGGAGTTGTCCATGTTCATTTTGATGATCAGAGCAAAAGGATATTGATGCGTGGAAAGGCTGTAACTGTCATGAATGGGTGTGTTATGATTTGAACTCGTGTATAACATTGCAAATATTGATAGACTCAAAACCTGAAATTGGATTAATCGCCAGGAATTGGATTTCGATACCTGAATTCTAATCTCAAGTTGGTGATTGACAATACTTATGTTATTTTCCATATTTGATATCAATAAAGTATATAGTCACAATACATTTGTGCTTTTCATGTAAGTTAAGTTTGTGGCATTGCCTTATGCAaatgtgataaattaattttagtatgtctaaatgtattttaattttttcatcctATATTTTTCTAGGATAAATTTTTGGTggtaaaatgtaattttgtgaCCTGAAATCAATGTGTGAATTATCGTTTAACGaacaaactttaaaataatctttattaatcaatataaaaaataccgTGACTCAATTGATAATTAAGTTTGACTCAACGGAGGCCGTACTTCAGATTTAACTGAAAGAGAAAGATAGGGCAGATTTTAAGTTCACAGCAATAAAAGGagctcattatttttattttctttttataaataaagggAGCTCATTTAAGCGCATCAAATACATTTTAGTGGAACAAATGATATATAAGGACAATAAGGACAAtatgctaaaaaaaatactacaagatATGTTGTGTTTAGGAAGGTAGTATGCAtactttgtttcaaaatttaattaattaattttcatacttTTACATGATTTTTAGCATGAAACAATATTTAGAGTTGTCAAATTAGCTATAAGCTCATGGGCTAATCCATCTCTGGGGCAAAGCCCCTTCCATTCAATAAAAAAGTCCATCTCACTATCATAATAATagccctttttttttctgactCAGTAGTCACTAGTTAGTACACACTTAATATTGGAGCTGGGGATAGGACTGAAGCGGCTGAGCCCACAACACATTAATATTAGtaaaattctattaaaaaatattgtccaaataattaaaagtattatgaaaatgatgaagaataaattaatgaataatatCCACGgtatttgattttaaatgatctttatttttattcataaaatccGAGCAAAGCACGACCATAATAACCAGTCTATTTAAAAGAAAGCATGCTCTGTTATATgcaataataacataaaatcaAGAATTTATGACctgaatatttttttggttacaaattacgcaacatatatatatatatatatatatatatatatatatatatatatgatcgaaTATATTACGCATATATAAATAGGAAGGAATATTCATCTATACGTATAGGGCAGTTATTTCACTTACTTATTTGTTTACTTACATCCTAACATTCCTGCAACATATACTCCAATGGAGCAATCCAAAATTACTTTTCCACGGGTACATTCTTTCAACATTATGATTCTAATTTTCAGGAGTTTTATCACTTGAACATAAATAAAGTTTAGATTGTATGTGATATTATATGTACTCAtctttttccattgttttctttcattttctcatttacatttatttttaagtatagtACACCTCCAAATTAAAAGGGCAATATTTTATCTTCctaattaattttgtgtttaccAAACATTTTGTTTCTGTTATCCTCAAATTAATTATTCCGTTGCAGAATTTCGAATTCAAACCAAATTGCTCCAAATGTAAAAAGATAGTGAAGACCGTGTTCTCAACAATGATGGGAAGTACGGTGATGATATTTGTCCTCttctttatgtatttatttttgggTGAAATCCTCTTCTTTATTATtctctaaatataaaaaaatattggacgagtttatttaaatttaaatatataattttttatataaacactTATTTAAAGAATAGATAAGatttacttcttaaaaaaacaaaaaatgatttccttaaaatataaacaatttagACAAATACATcagaaaatcataaaaatacttgttttttttataaaaagaaacactttttaaaaatcaaatttaaacaaactaccTCATTACCAAGCTAATTTTAATTGCATATACAGGAGCTTTGCACACAGGCTAAGTATTTAAGTAATGCAATTTTGTAGGTGTTACCTCCGTCAAGGTTGAAGGTGAAGGAGATGTTGGGGTAAAACTGACTGTGACGAGTACAATGAGTCCTGATGTGTTTGCTGCCATAATTGCAAATATTACGAAAGAAAATTCGCATAAAATCACGAGTACTACTAGTCCTGATATGCAGCTTGA encodes the following:
- the LOC114372056 gene encoding uncharacterized protein LOC114372056 isoform X2 → MVLHRELDHLFSSPFVDPPKDDAKSSGMSIEKKIEFLESLTGKVTNRRSRRWLNDRLLMELVPRLNAEEIRGLFAPPPWGDEVPPSTFSMTNMEEWDRFRNIDMDKEVNIIHSLENSIEKRKGHIDADKMAVLNGWHRIDCRTRDALRRSCLSELIEGYEECVRAFITESTDGDILELQIQDPFHRLLLHGVCEVDAFTESAFKGNPAAVCLLEEEKEDSWMQGVATEFNLSETCYLTPIAESERSDISLNRFRLRWFTPATEVELCGHATLASAHVLFSSGLVKSDIIEFVTLSGVLTAKKVSGINDGEGASEDGLFIELEFPADTVTEFNSADISQISAALNDAPIIDIKRTTVGDHLLVELASGKDVVELQPDIGAIAKCPGGGILVSGTAPPESGFDYYCRTFFPKVGINEDPITGSAQCALAPYWAKKMGKWDLSVYAASPRGGVVHVHFDDQSKRILMRGKAVTVMNGCVMI